The proteins below come from a single Lineus longissimus chromosome 5, tnLinLong1.2, whole genome shotgun sequence genomic window:
- the LOC135487926 gene encoding fatty-acid amide hydrolase 2-A-like isoform X2 has translation MTVDEIPEINVMGKLEVLIERFVGIGVFILGFFVKPLVMLALSLFYKGRKGKVPPISNDILLENATTLAAKIRKRKLKSVDVVQAYIDRIKKVNPLVNAVVGDRFHDALQQAAEVDTILDSGNIPERYSEERAPILGVPFTSKDAFAIKGFPNCSGVHARRNFHATKDAPVVTNLKDAGGIPLCVTNVSELCMWMESSNYAYGQTKNPYDTTRTVGGSSGGEGCLIAAGGSLFGIGSDIGGSIRMPAFFNGVFGHKPTSGLVSLEGSYPPAEGMETFYEVCGPICRYSIDLALTFKVMAGKNVKKLNLDKQVDVKKLKYFYMEDDNGCFLSSYVTDEVKDSMQKVVKYIENVLGAQVTKVKVEKMKYSLHIWSRLMGSTGGTTFCELLGNGTPINPFYELLLWFLRLSNHTFPAVGLGIMEKLTEDESEVVAMQKLCDELKREFHDMLGDDGIFLYPPHPYPAPHHNLPLFMPFNWGYTAIFNVLGLPVTQCPLGLGEEGVPLGIQVVGDSHQDHLTLAFARELESAFGGWVQPC, from the exons ATGACTGTTGATGAG attcCAGAAATAAACGTCATGGGGAAGTTAGAGGTACTGATTGAGCGGTTTGTTGGAATTGGCGTGTTCATTCTTGGTTTCTTTGTGAAACCACTGGTGATGTTGGCATTGTCGCTGTTCTATAAAGGCAGAAAGGGAAAGGTCCCTCCTATATCGAATGATATTCTGTTGGAAAATGCGACTACCCTCGCTGCGAAGATCCGAAAGAGAAAG CTGAAGAGTGTTGATGTGGTGCAGGCCTACATCGACCGGATCAAAAAAGTAAATCCTCTTGTCAACGCTGTCGTTGGGGATCGATTCCATGACGCTCTGCAGCAAGCCGCTGAGGTGGACACTATCCTTGATAGCGGCAATATCCCAGAGAGATACTCAGAGGAGAGGGCCCCCATTCTCGGTGTACCGTTTACTTCCAAGGATGCATTTGCCATTAAAG GTTTCCCCAACTGTAGTGGTGTTCATGCTCGAAGGAACTTCCACGCAACCAAGGATGCACCTGTTGTGACCAACCTTAAGGATGCTGGAGGTATACCCCTGTGTGTGACCAATGTCAGTGAGCTCTGTATGTGGATGGAGTCCAGTAACTATGCATACGGCCAGACGAAAAATCCATATGATACAACTAGAACAGTTGGGGGTAGTTCAG GTGGGGAAGGTTGCCTGATTGCTGCTGGTGGATCACTATTCGGTATTGGCTCTGACATCGGGGGTAGCATTAGAATGCCGGCATTCTTCAATGGAGTATTTGGACACAAACCCACTTCTG GTCTCGTTTCCCTTGAAGGTTCCTACCCACCTGCAGAAGGGATGGAAACATTTTATGAAGTCTGCGGTCCGATCTGTCGTTACTCCATTGACCTTGCTTTGACCTTCAAGGTCATGGCCGGGAAAAATGTCAAGAAGCTTAATTTAGATAAGCAG GTTGACGTGAAGAAGCTTAAATATTTCTACATGGAAGATGACAATGGTTGTTTCCTGTCCAGTTATGTCACTGATGAAGTGAAAGACTCAATGCAAAAG GTTGTGAAATACATCGAAAATGTTCTCGGGGCACAAGTTACCAAGGTGAAGGTCGAGAAGATGAAGTACTCGCTGCACATCTGGTCAAGGTTGATGGGATCAACAGGAGGGACGACATTCTGTGAACTGCTTGGCAACGGAACTCCAATCAATCCATTCTACGAACTCTTACTCTGGTTTCTACGCCTCTCCAATCATACGTTCCCGGCGGTCGGTCTTGGAATCATGGAGAAACTCACAGAAGATGAGAGTGAGGTCGTAGCAATGCAGAAGTTATGCGATGAATTGAAAAGGGAGTTTCACGACATGTTGGGTGATGACGGCATATTTCTCTACCCTCCTCATCCGTACCCAGCTCCACACCATAACCTACCCTTGTTTATGCCCTTTAACTGGGGCTACACAGCGATATTCAATGTCCTTGGTTTGCCAGTGACGCAGTGTCCGCTTGGATTGGGGGAGGAGGGTGTACCACTTGGTATCCAGGTTGTCGGAGACTCGCACCAGGATCATCTCACTCTAGCATTTGCAAGAGAACTGGAGAGTGCTTTTGGGGGTTGGGTACAGCCATGTTGA
- the LOC135487926 gene encoding fatty-acid amide hydrolase 2-A-like isoform X3 translates to MGKLEVLIERFVGIGVFILGFFVKPLVMLALSLFYKGRKGKVPPISNDILLENATTLAAKIRKRKLKSVDVVQAYIDRIKKVNPLVNAVVGDRFHDALQQAAEVDTILDSGNIPERYSEERAPILGVPFTSKDAFAIKGFPNCSGVHARRNFHATKDAPVVTNLKDAGGIPLCVTNVSELCMWMESSNYAYGQTKNPYDTTRTVGGSSGGEGCLIAAGGSLFGIGSDIGGSIRMPAFFNGVFGHKPTSGIVENTGQFPNADPGLKQLYLTTGPICRFAADLLPMYQIMAGKNCDKLNLKKEVDVKKLKYFYMEDDNGCFLSSYVTDEVKDSMQKVVKYIENVLGAQVTKVKVEKMKYSLHIWSRLMGSTGGTTFCELLGNGTPINPFYELLLWFLRLSNHTFPAVGLGIMEKLTEDESEVVAMQKLCDELKREFHDMLGDDGIFLYPPHPYPAPHHNLPLFMPFNWGYTAIFNVLGLPVTQCPLGLGEEGVPLGIQVVGDSHQDHLTLAFARELESAFGGWVQPC, encoded by the exons ATGGGGAAGTTAGAGGTACTGATTGAGCGGTTTGTTGGAATTGGCGTGTTCATTCTTGGTTTCTTTGTGAAACCACTGGTGATGTTGGCATTGTCGCTGTTCTATAAAGGCAGAAAGGGAAAGGTCCCTCCTATATCGAATGATATTCTGTTGGAAAATGCGACTACCCTCGCTGCGAAGATCCGAAAGAGAAAG CTGAAGAGTGTTGATGTGGTGCAGGCCTACATCGACCGGATCAAAAAAGTAAATCCTCTTGTCAACGCTGTCGTTGGGGATCGATTCCATGACGCTCTGCAGCAAGCCGCTGAGGTGGACACTATCCTTGATAGCGGCAATATCCCAGAGAGATACTCAGAGGAGAGGGCCCCCATTCTCGGTGTACCGTTTACTTCCAAGGATGCATTTGCCATTAAAG GTTTCCCCAACTGTAGTGGTGTTCATGCTCGAAGGAACTTCCACGCAACCAAGGATGCACCTGTTGTGACCAACCTTAAGGATGCTGGAGGTATACCCCTGTGTGTGACCAATGTCAGTGAGCTCTGTATGTGGATGGAGTCCAGTAACTATGCATACGGCCAGACGAAAAATCCATATGATACAACTAGAACAGTTGGGGGTAGTTCAG GTGGGGAAGGTTGCCTGATTGCTGCTGGTGGATCACTATTCGGTATTGGCTCTGACATCGGGGGTAGCATTAGAATGCCGGCATTCTTCAATGGAGTATTTGGACACAAACCCACTTCTG GCATTGTTGAAAACACGGGCCAGTTCCCCAATGCAGACCCGGGACTAAAACAGTTGTACTTGACGACAGGCCCTATCTGTCGCTTTGCAGCTGATCTCTTGCCCATGTACCAAATCATGGCCGGGAAGAATTGcgacaaattaaatttgaaaaaagag GTTGACGTGAAGAAGCTTAAATATTTCTACATGGAAGATGACAATGGTTGTTTCCTGTCCAGTTATGTCACTGATGAAGTGAAAGACTCAATGCAAAAG GTTGTGAAATACATCGAAAATGTTCTCGGGGCACAAGTTACCAAGGTGAAGGTCGAGAAGATGAAGTACTCGCTGCACATCTGGTCAAGGTTGATGGGATCAACAGGAGGGACGACATTCTGTGAACTGCTTGGCAACGGAACTCCAATCAATCCATTCTACGAACTCTTACTCTGGTTTCTACGCCTCTCCAATCATACGTTCCCGGCGGTCGGTCTTGGAATCATGGAGAAACTCACAGAAGATGAGAGTGAGGTCGTAGCAATGCAGAAGTTATGCGATGAATTGAAAAGGGAGTTTCACGACATGTTGGGTGATGACGGCATATTTCTCTACCCTCCTCATCCGTACCCAGCTCCACACCATAACCTACCCTTGTTTATGCCCTTTAACTGGGGCTACACAGCGATATTCAATGTCCTTGGTTTGCCAGTGACGCAGTGTCCGCTTGGATTGGGGGAGGAGGGTGTACCACTTGGTATCCAGGTTGTCGGAGACTCGCACCAGGATCATCTCACTCTAGCATTTGCAAGAGAACTGGAGAGTGCTTTTGGGGGTTGGGTACAGCCATGTTGA
- the LOC135487926 gene encoding fatty-acid amide hydrolase 2-A-like isoform X1 encodes MTVDEIPEINVMGKLEVLIERFVGIGVFILGFFVKPLVMLALSLFYKGRKGKVPPISNDILLENATTLAAKIRKRKLKSVDVVQAYIDRIKKVNPLVNAVVGDRFHDALQQAAEVDTILDSGNIPERYSEERAPILGVPFTSKDAFAIKGFPNCSGVHARRNFHATKDAPVVTNLKDAGGIPLCVTNVSELCMWMESSNYAYGQTKNPYDTTRTVGGSSGGEGCLIAAGGSLFGIGSDIGGSIRMPAFFNGVFGHKPTSGIVENTGQFPNADPGLKQLYLTTGPICRFAADLLPMYQIMAGKNCDKLNLKKEVDVKKLKYFYMEDDNGCFLSSYVTDEVKDSMQKVVKYIENVLGAQVTKVKVEKMKYSLHIWSRLMGSTGGTTFCELLGNGTPINPFYELLLWFLRLSNHTFPAVGLGIMEKLTEDESEVVAMQKLCDELKREFHDMLGDDGIFLYPPHPYPAPHHNLPLFMPFNWGYTAIFNVLGLPVTQCPLGLGEEGVPLGIQVVGDSHQDHLTLAFARELESAFGGWVQPC; translated from the exons ATGACTGTTGATGAG attcCAGAAATAAACGTCATGGGGAAGTTAGAGGTACTGATTGAGCGGTTTGTTGGAATTGGCGTGTTCATTCTTGGTTTCTTTGTGAAACCACTGGTGATGTTGGCATTGTCGCTGTTCTATAAAGGCAGAAAGGGAAAGGTCCCTCCTATATCGAATGATATTCTGTTGGAAAATGCGACTACCCTCGCTGCGAAGATCCGAAAGAGAAAG CTGAAGAGTGTTGATGTGGTGCAGGCCTACATCGACCGGATCAAAAAAGTAAATCCTCTTGTCAACGCTGTCGTTGGGGATCGATTCCATGACGCTCTGCAGCAAGCCGCTGAGGTGGACACTATCCTTGATAGCGGCAATATCCCAGAGAGATACTCAGAGGAGAGGGCCCCCATTCTCGGTGTACCGTTTACTTCCAAGGATGCATTTGCCATTAAAG GTTTCCCCAACTGTAGTGGTGTTCATGCTCGAAGGAACTTCCACGCAACCAAGGATGCACCTGTTGTGACCAACCTTAAGGATGCTGGAGGTATACCCCTGTGTGTGACCAATGTCAGTGAGCTCTGTATGTGGATGGAGTCCAGTAACTATGCATACGGCCAGACGAAAAATCCATATGATACAACTAGAACAGTTGGGGGTAGTTCAG GTGGGGAAGGTTGCCTGATTGCTGCTGGTGGATCACTATTCGGTATTGGCTCTGACATCGGGGGTAGCATTAGAATGCCGGCATTCTTCAATGGAGTATTTGGACACAAACCCACTTCTG GCATTGTTGAAAACACGGGCCAGTTCCCCAATGCAGACCCGGGACTAAAACAGTTGTACTTGACGACAGGCCCTATCTGTCGCTTTGCAGCTGATCTCTTGCCCATGTACCAAATCATGGCCGGGAAGAATTGcgacaaattaaatttgaaaaaagag GTTGACGTGAAGAAGCTTAAATATTTCTACATGGAAGATGACAATGGTTGTTTCCTGTCCAGTTATGTCACTGATGAAGTGAAAGACTCAATGCAAAAG GTTGTGAAATACATCGAAAATGTTCTCGGGGCACAAGTTACCAAGGTGAAGGTCGAGAAGATGAAGTACTCGCTGCACATCTGGTCAAGGTTGATGGGATCAACAGGAGGGACGACATTCTGTGAACTGCTTGGCAACGGAACTCCAATCAATCCATTCTACGAACTCTTACTCTGGTTTCTACGCCTCTCCAATCATACGTTCCCGGCGGTCGGTCTTGGAATCATGGAGAAACTCACAGAAGATGAGAGTGAGGTCGTAGCAATGCAGAAGTTATGCGATGAATTGAAAAGGGAGTTTCACGACATGTTGGGTGATGACGGCATATTTCTCTACCCTCCTCATCCGTACCCAGCTCCACACCATAACCTACCCTTGTTTATGCCCTTTAACTGGGGCTACACAGCGATATTCAATGTCCTTGGTTTGCCAGTGACGCAGTGTCCGCTTGGATTGGGGGAGGAGGGTGTACCACTTGGTATCCAGGTTGTCGGAGACTCGCACCAGGATCATCTCACTCTAGCATTTGCAAGAGAACTGGAGAGTGCTTTTGGGGGTTGGGTACAGCCATGTTGA